The following are encoded together in the Pseudoalteromonas ruthenica genome:
- a CDS encoding collagenase encodes MRKSAITSALMVTLGCVAGHVSAHPGTSDGKRLFKPISAQHSLAVAHEADQQRQHIAPPTADRQTQLSSVHLVNELSHSSLMADASAQCALQQLADASSATIAEQVTSQGVDCVNALFSASNEVAGQIVTDGKMLAVADRALVLASNYNGQGSADLEALFLFLRAGFYVEFYNDQVSLSPAATEATQQALDAFVANTHFYANSDAHGKTLSEVIITMDSAELQHRYLPQVKQWLSRWDQSYANSWHMRSAVNGIFTILFRGQWNDGFMALAKTDTELARLLGEFTAQTWMIGSDSEYLITNAARELARLKMHSGEPIEDEADKQLSALFARYNMVGYGDALWLGAADIVDYYGACAQFEVCGFKEQVEQQVLGQIHQCSDTIRIRAQQLSASQQQAACEKMAYEEGVFHDKLATNNQPVADDLNSFLQVNVFNSSDDYKKYAGVIFGIDTNNGGMYLEGDPSNPDNQANFVAYEASYANADHYVWNLEHEYVHYLDGRFNLYGDFNAPTADIVWWSEGVAEYVSLLEDNSAAIETIKDGSTYQLGEVFATTYAGFDQDRIYRWGYLGVRFMFERHRSELANMLANTRQGNWQGYQSQMNSWAASYGNEFTTWTQALAGGENNTAPTARINALDTGVVNQSVAFDGSASSDNEGAIASYLWDFGDGTSGRGAIAQHSYNQPGSYIVTLSVSDEQGLSHSVSHSITIEADSSGGITELSNGQSVSISGAQDSEQVFRITLPQGTSVLDVTLSGGSGDADLYVREQQVPTTGEFDCRPYIGGNEEQCQLNLGSATSEVYIMVRGYNAFADVSLTASYQAPSHIDDMCAQQGPRTDGRLVAGETICLGAQAPMWFSIENVAAAQSVRIETAHGSGDLMLEYANQGWPNGSNVEARSDTSGNVECLSVSGQSNYWGYLKVSGNSAGASLKLSIDEGHCQ; translated from the coding sequence ATGAGAAAATCAGCAATTACGTCGGCACTGATGGTTACGCTTGGCTGCGTAGCTGGCCACGTTAGTGCGCACCCGGGCACCAGTGATGGCAAGCGATTGTTTAAACCTATAAGTGCACAGCATTCATTGGCTGTTGCCCATGAGGCGGATCAGCAGAGGCAACATATCGCGCCGCCAACGGCTGATAGGCAAACGCAGCTTTCTTCAGTCCATTTAGTTAATGAGCTTTCACATTCTAGCTTGATGGCAGATGCGAGTGCGCAGTGTGCCCTGCAGCAATTGGCTGATGCGTCGAGCGCCACCATCGCCGAGCAAGTGACCAGCCAGGGTGTAGATTGCGTCAACGCGCTATTTAGTGCCAGCAATGAAGTCGCTGGACAAATTGTTACTGATGGTAAAATGTTAGCAGTTGCTGATAGGGCGCTTGTGCTTGCCAGCAATTATAACGGCCAAGGCAGTGCTGATTTGGAAGCGCTATTTTTGTTCCTGCGCGCTGGCTTCTATGTCGAGTTCTATAACGATCAGGTAAGCTTATCGCCAGCTGCAACTGAGGCGACCCAGCAAGCACTGGATGCCTTTGTTGCCAATACCCACTTTTATGCCAACAGCGACGCCCATGGCAAGACGCTTAGTGAAGTGATCATCACTATGGATAGCGCTGAATTACAACACCGCTACTTACCGCAAGTTAAACAATGGCTGAGTCGTTGGGACCAAAGTTATGCTAATAGCTGGCATATGCGCTCGGCGGTAAATGGTATTTTTACCATTTTGTTCCGAGGCCAATGGAATGATGGATTCATGGCGCTGGCAAAAACCGATACCGAGCTGGCACGACTGTTAGGTGAGTTCACAGCGCAAACCTGGATGATAGGTAGCGACAGCGAATATCTGATCACCAACGCGGCAAGGGAGTTAGCGCGGTTAAAAATGCACAGCGGCGAGCCAATTGAAGATGAGGCCGATAAGCAGCTTAGCGCACTATTTGCCCGTTATAACATGGTTGGCTACGGTGATGCCCTCTGGTTAGGCGCAGCCGACATCGTCGATTACTACGGTGCCTGCGCGCAGTTTGAGGTATGTGGTTTTAAAGAACAGGTTGAGCAGCAGGTATTGGGTCAAATTCACCAGTGCAGTGACACCATTCGCATTCGTGCACAACAATTAAGTGCCAGCCAACAACAAGCAGCCTGTGAAAAAATGGCTTACGAAGAAGGGGTGTTCCACGACAAGTTAGCCACTAATAATCAACCTGTTGCCGATGATTTGAACTCCTTCTTACAGGTGAATGTGTTCAATAGCAGCGACGATTATAAAAAATATGCTGGGGTTATTTTTGGCATCGATACCAACAATGGCGGTATGTATTTAGAGGGGGATCCAAGCAACCCGGACAATCAGGCCAACTTTGTTGCTTACGAGGCCAGCTATGCCAACGCTGACCACTATGTTTGGAATTTAGAGCACGAATATGTTCACTACTTAGACGGGCGCTTTAATCTTTATGGTGACTTTAATGCCCCAACAGCCGATATAGTTTGGTGGAGTGAGGGAGTGGCTGAATATGTCTCGTTACTTGAGGACAATAGCGCTGCAATTGAGACCATAAAAGATGGCAGCACTTACCAATTAGGCGAGGTGTTTGCCACCACGTATGCCGGTTTTGACCAAGATAGAATTTATCGCTGGGGATACTTGGGGGTGCGCTTTATGTTTGAGCGTCACCGCAGCGAGTTGGCCAACATGCTAGCGAATACTCGCCAGGGCAACTGGCAAGGCTATCAAAGCCAAATGAATAGCTGGGCGGCGAGTTATGGCAATGAATTCACGACTTGGACACAAGCGCTCGCCGGTGGCGAAAACAATACCGCGCCAACGGCCCGTATTAACGCCCTCGATACAGGGGTTGTGAATCAAAGTGTGGCCTTTGATGGCAGTGCGAGCAGCGACAACGAAGGCGCTATCGCAAGCTATCTTTGGGACTTTGGCGATGGCACATCAGGGCGAGGGGCTATTGCACAGCATAGCTATAATCAGCCGGGCAGTTACATCGTGACCTTGAGTGTGAGTGATGAGCAGGGCCTGAGCCACAGTGTTAGTCACAGTATTACCATTGAGGCCGATAGCAGCGGCGGTATTACTGAGCTGAGCAATGGGCAAAGCGTGTCTATCAGTGGTGCACAAGATAGCGAGCAAGTGTTCCGTATCACATTGCCGCAAGGCACTTCAGTGCTTGATGTGACCCTTTCAGGAGGCAGTGGCGATGCTGACCTTTATGTTCGTGAACAGCAAGTCCCCACCACAGGTGAGTTTGACTGTCGTCCTTATATTGGTGGCAATGAGGAACAATGCCAGCTCAATCTAGGTAGCGCGACCAGTGAAGTGTATATCATGGTCAGAGGGTATAATGCGTTTGCAGATGTGAGCCTAACAGCCAGCTATCAGGCGCCTTCTCACATCGATGATATGTGCGCGCAACAAGGGCCGCGTACTGATGGTCGCTTAGTGGCCGGTGAGACTATCTGCTTAGGTGCGCAGGCACCGATGTGGTTTAGTATTGAAAATGTCGCCGCAGCGCAAAGTGTGCGTATCGAAACGGCCCATGGCAGTGGCGATTTAATGCTGGAATATGCCAACCAAGGCTGGCCCAATGGCAGCAATGTTGAGGCCCGCAGTGACACATCAGGAAACGTGGAGTGTTTATCGGTGAGTGGTCAAAGCAACTACTGGGGGTATTTAAAAGTATCTGGCAACAGCGCTGGAGCGAGCTTGAAACTCAGTATTGATGAAGGCCATTGTCAGTAA
- the fur gene encoding ferric iron uptake transcriptional regulator, protein MTDHNLELKKAGLKVTLPRIKILEILQSPDNQHISAEDVYKILLDNSEEIGLATVYRVLNQFDDAGIVTRHHFEGGKSVFELAGSTHHDHLVCLKCGRVIEFEDDMIERRQVEIAEENGITLTNHSLYLYGECKDVEACKNYAEMSNN, encoded by the coding sequence ATGACTGATCATAATCTAGAGCTTAAAAAAGCGGGCTTAAAGGTCACGCTACCGCGTATTAAAATCCTAGAAATCCTCCAGTCTCCGGATAACCAGCACATCAGTGCCGAGGACGTCTACAAAATCCTGCTTGATAACAGCGAAGAGATCGGTCTGGCTACTGTTTATCGCGTTTTAAACCAGTTCGATGATGCTGGCATTGTCACCCGCCACCACTTCGAAGGCGGCAAATCGGTATTTGAATTGGCCGGCTCTACGCACCACGACCATTTAGTGTGTTTAAAATGTGGTCGAGTGATCGAGTTTGAAGACGACATGATTGAACGTCGCCAGGTAGAAATCGCAGAAGAAAACGGCATTACGCTAACTAATCACTCACTCTATCTATACGGCGAGTGTAAAGATGTTGAAGCGTGTAAGAACTACGCCGAGATGAGCAATAACTAA
- the glgC gene encoding glucose-1-phosphate adenylyltransferase gives MPSYANRYISTLTRDTYALILAGGRGSRLHELTNWRAKPAVYFGGKHRIIDFPLSNCINSGIRRVGVATQYKSHSLIRHVHRAWGHFKKELGESVEILPASQRYGDEWYCGTADAVFQNMDIIRHELPRYVMILSGDHVYRMDYGALLAKHVETGADMTVCCIEVDTEEAANTFGVMTVDEQNRIRRFDEKPAVPNEIPAKPGRCLASMGNYVFNTEFLFEQLQKDAQNSCSGRDFGHDIIPAIIDNHQVYAFPFTDPSMSGQPYWRDVGTLDSFWEANMELVEPQPKLDLYDPTWPIWTYQEQLPPAKFIFDDDERRGMAVDSTVSGGCIISGSQVRKSLLFSNVHVHSFCQIEQAVVLPGVVVHRGCHIKRAIIDRGCEIPEGLTIGLDHEEDIEHGFRVSKNGIVLVTRDMLAALAQKTDAQSQQRA, from the coding sequence ATGCCAAGTTATGCAAATCGATACATTAGTACTTTAACCCGTGATACTTACGCCTTGATCCTCGCCGGAGGCAGAGGATCGCGGTTACATGAGCTGACCAACTGGCGCGCCAAGCCGGCCGTGTATTTTGGGGGTAAACATCGCATCATCGATTTTCCGCTTTCGAACTGCATCAATTCGGGGATACGTAGGGTCGGGGTGGCGACTCAATATAAGTCGCACTCGTTAATTCGTCATGTACATCGCGCCTGGGGACACTTTAAAAAAGAGCTCGGTGAGTCAGTAGAGATTTTACCCGCGTCACAGCGCTACGGCGATGAGTGGTATTGCGGCACTGCCGATGCGGTATTTCAGAATATGGACATCATTCGTCATGAGCTACCCCGTTATGTCATGATTTTATCAGGCGATCATGTTTACCGTATGGACTACGGGGCGTTACTGGCAAAACATGTAGAAACGGGCGCCGATATGACGGTGTGCTGTATTGAAGTCGACACCGAAGAGGCTGCCAACACCTTTGGCGTTATGACCGTCGACGAACAAAACCGTATTCGCCGCTTTGATGAAAAGCCAGCTGTGCCGAATGAAATTCCAGCAAAGCCGGGTCGGTGCTTAGCTTCGATGGGCAACTACGTGTTTAACACTGAATTTTTATTTGAGCAATTGCAAAAAGATGCGCAAAACAGCTGCTCGGGGCGAGATTTTGGTCACGATATCATCCCGGCAATCATCGACAATCACCAGGTATATGCCTTCCCATTTACCGATCCGAGCATGTCTGGGCAGCCCTATTGGCGTGATGTTGGCACCTTAGATTCGTTTTGGGAAGCGAATATGGAGTTGGTTGAACCGCAGCCGAAATTGGATTTGTACGACCCCACTTGGCCCATTTGGACCTATCAAGAGCAATTACCGCCAGCGAAGTTTATTTTTGATGACGATGAACGCCGGGGGATGGCGGTGGATTCAACGGTTTCCGGTGGCTGTATTATTTCCGGCTCGCAAGTGCGCAAGTCGCTATTATTTTCTAATGTGCACGTGCACTCATTTTGTCAAATTGAGCAAGCGGTGGTGCTCCCCGGTGTGGTCGTTCATCGCGGTTGCCATATTAAGCGAGCGATCATTGACCGGGGCTGTGAAATACCAGAAGGACTGACTATTGGCTTAGATCATGAGGAAGATATTGAACACGGCTTTCGCGTATCCAAAAATGGCATTGTGTTGGTAACGCGCGATATGTTGGCGGCGCTTGCGCAAAAAACCGATGCCCAGAGTCAGCAGCGAGCGTAA
- a CDS encoding GGDEF domain-containing protein produces MQEELLNSVIKITKTRDVNSLEYSLVTTLQEFIQCQEIAVYKDLQDFGRKVIECSLVLHHENAGQYQWHDTHIVESPESELLSCLQSACIITVQNNNGIEHRWLPISIFDKPVVAIKVVSNHLSSSQQVLLNAFCRIYENYLTILHENERDKLTGLLNRQTFERKFKRLLEKQVRNQKAHNQENNNRKRQPESYSWLAMVDIDHFKQVNDNYGHVCGDEVLLILAQQMRGFFRASDLMFRFGGEEFVLIFEPCKQEDINEKMQAFMDHVRNTHFPFVKTLTVSVGMARISPYDFPISVLENADKALYYAKNNGRDQLHFFDDLVKSGAISPDNANQDEGDIDLF; encoded by the coding sequence ATGCAAGAAGAATTATTAAACTCGGTTATCAAAATTACTAAAACCAGAGATGTAAACTCCCTCGAATACAGCCTAGTCACCACCCTACAAGAGTTCATACAGTGCCAAGAGATAGCAGTTTATAAGGACTTACAGGACTTTGGCCGCAAGGTCATAGAGTGTAGCCTGGTGCTACACCATGAGAATGCCGGTCAATATCAATGGCACGACACACACATTGTAGAATCCCCTGAATCTGAACTTCTCTCGTGTTTACAATCCGCTTGTATCATTACCGTACAGAACAACAATGGCATTGAGCATCGCTGGCTGCCCATTTCGATTTTTGATAAACCTGTGGTCGCCATCAAGGTGGTCAGTAATCACTTGAGCTCATCACAACAAGTGTTACTGAACGCCTTTTGCCGCATTTACGAAAATTACCTAACCATTTTACATGAGAATGAGCGCGACAAGCTGACCGGATTATTAAATCGGCAAACCTTTGAGCGTAAATTTAAACGCCTGCTAGAAAAGCAAGTGAGGAACCAAAAAGCCCACAACCAAGAGAATAATAACCGCAAGCGCCAACCCGAGAGTTACTCGTGGTTAGCAATGGTGGATATCGACCACTTCAAACAAGTTAATGATAACTATGGTCATGTCTGTGGTGATGAGGTATTGCTTATCTTGGCGCAGCAGATGCGCGGCTTCTTCCGCGCTTCAGATTTAATGTTTCGCTTCGGCGGCGAAGAATTTGTACTTATTTTTGAGCCTTGCAAACAAGAAGATATCAATGAAAAAATGCAGGCGTTTATGGACCATGTGCGCAACACCCACTTCCCCTTTGTAAAAACGCTGACAGTCAGTGTGGGGATGGCTCGTATCAGCCCTTATGACTTCCCCATCAGCGTATTAGAGAACGCCGACAAAGCACTTTATTATGCAAAAAATAATGGCCGTGATCAGCTGCACTTTTTTGATGATCTTGTGAAATCCGGTGCAATTTCACCGGACAATGCTAATCAGGATGAAGGGGATATCGACCTGTTTTAG
- a CDS encoding glycogen synthase: MKSVLFVCAESSAIVGAKVGGVADVVGNVSKALAEQGTRVDVILPHYQCMELIEAQPCAEVQVHFAHQRLNIQLLLVSKRDGVSHYVLSHPWLCSEHVYHHDEDGRPFAADASKFALFCLAVAQAIEQGVLAADVLHLHDWHSATLAVLRAYGKDLQRLKATHTVYTIHNLALQGVRPFAHDPSALESWFPWLSYDGQRICDPRYPHCYNPMRAAIELCDKVHVVSPQYMQEVQRPSNMEHGFIGGEGLENQLVAAQQQNRLLGILNGCDYQSESVNYTQKRLWQLAEQAVLQWMGKANQLSASHYIAHVRLQQWRANEVTPWLCSVGRISPQKVALLLDDDTLGELLRCLAEQGKHFMMLGSGDPALEALLTQAMAEHDNFLFLRGFALELGDAMYQLGSLFCMPSSFEPCGISQLLAMREGTPCLVHQVGGLKDTIAEGVNGFTFTGNSPKQQSQQLLTALQRALAIYHNEPAQWQTLCTQAKNTRFDWHQVAVSYLEQLYTH; the protein is encoded by the coding sequence ATGAAGTCAGTGTTATTTGTTTGTGCTGAGAGTAGCGCCATTGTCGGTGCGAAAGTGGGTGGGGTGGCTGATGTGGTGGGCAATGTGTCAAAAGCCTTGGCCGAGCAAGGTACCCGAGTCGATGTCATTTTGCCGCATTACCAATGCATGGAGCTCATTGAGGCGCAGCCCTGTGCCGAGGTGCAGGTTCACTTTGCTCACCAACGGCTTAATATACAGCTTTTATTGGTAAGCAAACGCGATGGAGTCAGTCACTATGTGTTATCGCATCCGTGGCTGTGCAGTGAACATGTTTATCATCACGATGAAGATGGCCGGCCCTTTGCCGCTGACGCCAGTAAGTTTGCCTTATTTTGCTTGGCGGTGGCGCAGGCGATAGAGCAAGGTGTACTAGCGGCTGATGTGTTGCATTTACATGATTGGCACAGTGCCACGTTGGCAGTGCTTCGTGCTTATGGCAAAGATTTGCAAAGACTAAAAGCCACGCACACGGTATACACCATTCACAACTTAGCATTGCAAGGTGTGAGGCCGTTTGCCCACGACCCGTCGGCGCTCGAATCGTGGTTTCCATGGTTAAGTTACGATGGCCAGCGTATTTGCGATCCGCGCTATCCCCATTGCTATAATCCAATGCGCGCTGCCATTGAACTATGTGACAAAGTGCACGTGGTCTCACCCCAGTATATGCAAGAGGTTCAGCGTCCAAGCAATATGGAGCATGGTTTTATCGGTGGAGAAGGGTTGGAAAATCAGTTGGTTGCCGCACAACAGCAAAATCGTTTGTTGGGCATCCTCAATGGCTGTGACTACCAAAGCGAGTCGGTAAATTACACTCAAAAACGGTTATGGCAGCTCGCAGAGCAGGCTGTATTACAATGGATGGGCAAGGCCAACCAATTAAGCGCGAGTCATTACATCGCCCATGTTCGCCTGCAACAATGGCGTGCCAACGAGGTCACACCCTGGCTATGCTCGGTAGGGCGGATCAGCCCGCAAAAAGTCGCGCTATTGCTTGATGATGATACGCTGGGTGAACTGTTGCGATGTTTAGCTGAGCAAGGCAAGCACTTTATGATGCTGGGCTCTGGCGATCCGGCGCTTGAAGCGTTGCTAACACAGGCGATGGCCGAGCATGACAACTTCTTGTTTTTACGTGGCTTCGCCCTAGAGTTGGGTGATGCGATGTACCAGCTTGGGTCATTATTTTGTATGCCCAGCTCATTTGAACCATGTGGCATCAGTCAGCTTTTAGCGATGCGCGAGGGCACGCCCTGCTTAGTACATCAAGTGGGCGGCCTTAAAGACACCATTGCCGAAGGCGTCAATGGTTTCACCTTCACGGGCAATAGCCCAAAACAGCAAAGTCAGCAGCTACTCACTGCCTTGCAGCGTGCTCTTGCTATTTACCATAACGAGCCAGCGCAGTGGCAGACATTGTGCACGCAAGCCAAAAACACGCGCTTTGACTGGCACCAAGTCGCCGTCAGTTACCTTGAGCAGTTGTACACCCATTAG
- a CDS encoding glycogen/starch/alpha-glucan phosphorylase, protein MTTSGTVCHPVDWQDAPLLDSETLADDLARHFHYTLGRDKVGESQHYLYQALALTIRDRLVARMRQTRNVTTSVPTRRVAYLSLEFLIGRSLNNAILNLDMAAEVSAALANYCAELEHIASAEHDAGLGNGGLGRLAACFLDSCATMALPVTGYGIRYEYGMFNQRIDNGHQIEQPDHWLREGHPWEFPAPDKTVRVKFFGHVDIYRDHQGREHRQWLDTQDVLAVPYDVPVPGYGNDIVNTLRLFKSEATDEFDLGEFNAGGYAEAVAQKNLAEQISMVLYPNDSSENGKELRLRQQYFLCSAALQDRLNQWIAIKGAQFTDFADYHVFQLNDTHPSIAVAELMRLLIDEHCLSWDDAWQITTRTMAYTNHTLLPEALEKWSVALMQRLLPRLMQIIYEINARFLILVAKQWPGCAQKQRALSLIEEGENPQVRMAYLAIVGSYSVNGVAALHSRLLKEQLFADFYALWPQKFNNKTNGVTPRRWLSHCNPELAQLITAKIGDDWVKDFAHINRIRRYYDDDSFIAAWQKVKQANKARLCELVQQRCAVQFDSTMLFDVQVKRIHEYKRQLLNILHVIHLYRRICDGDTQGMVPRCVLIGGKAAPGYDMAKRIIKLICNVANTINDDPRAKAWLRVAFLPNYNVTAMETICPGADLSEQISTAGKEASGTGNMKFMMNGALTIGTLDGANVEMLEALGGEHFFTFGAKIEQIDDIRRHYSARAIIDNDPQLQKVIALLQSGHFNLCEPNIFAPIINLLYDDSDPWLTCYDFASYCQAQQAVSEAYQDPKHWTQMSILNTAASGQFSSDRTIAQYSEDIWQLQAMPTRQGE, encoded by the coding sequence ATGACTACGTCTGGCACTGTATGCCACCCTGTGGATTGGCAGGATGCGCCGCTACTTGATAGCGAAACGTTGGCCGATGATTTGGCTCGTCATTTTCACTATACCCTCGGGCGCGACAAAGTGGGCGAATCGCAGCATTATTTGTATCAAGCACTGGCGCTGACAATACGTGATAGGTTGGTGGCGCGCATGCGACAAACCCGTAATGTCACCACCTCAGTGCCAACACGAAGAGTTGCCTACCTGTCGTTAGAGTTTCTCATCGGACGTAGCTTAAATAACGCTATTTTAAACCTAGATATGGCTGCTGAGGTGAGCGCCGCACTAGCCAATTACTGCGCTGAGCTCGAACATATAGCCAGCGCTGAGCACGACGCTGGTTTAGGAAATGGTGGTTTAGGGCGTTTGGCTGCGTGCTTCTTAGATAGCTGTGCGACCATGGCCTTGCCGGTCACAGGTTATGGTATTCGTTATGAATACGGCATGTTTAATCAACGCATTGATAATGGTCATCAAATAGAGCAGCCCGATCATTGGCTGCGTGAAGGCCATCCGTGGGAATTTCCAGCACCGGATAAAACCGTGCGGGTGAAGTTTTTTGGTCATGTCGATATTTATCGAGACCATCAAGGCCGCGAACACCGCCAATGGCTGGACACCCAAGATGTGTTAGCTGTGCCTTATGATGTGCCCGTGCCAGGATATGGTAATGATATCGTCAATACCTTACGGCTATTTAAAAGTGAGGCCACCGATGAGTTTGACCTTGGTGAGTTCAATGCTGGTGGCTATGCCGAGGCTGTGGCGCAAAAAAACCTCGCCGAGCAAATTTCCATGGTGCTGTATCCCAATGACAGCAGTGAAAATGGCAAAGAGCTGCGCCTGCGCCAACAATATTTTCTCTGTAGTGCCGCACTGCAAGACCGGCTCAACCAATGGATAGCAATCAAAGGCGCACAGTTTACAGATTTTGCCGATTATCATGTATTTCAACTCAACGATACGCATCCCAGTATTGCCGTAGCTGAATTAATGCGCCTGCTTATCGACGAACACTGCTTGAGTTGGGACGATGCTTGGCAGATAACCACTCGTACCATGGCCTACACCAACCACACCTTGCTACCCGAAGCGCTGGAAAAATGGTCTGTGGCTTTAATGCAACGGCTACTGCCGCGTTTGATGCAAATTATCTATGAAATTAACGCGCGGTTCTTAATCTTAGTCGCTAAACAGTGGCCCGGGTGTGCACAAAAACAGCGTGCTTTGTCGCTTATTGAAGAGGGGGAAAATCCCCAGGTACGAATGGCTTATTTAGCCATCGTTGGCAGTTATTCCGTCAATGGGGTGGCGGCGCTGCATAGCCGCTTACTAAAAGAGCAGTTGTTTGCAGATTTTTATGCGCTGTGGCCACAGAAGTTTAATAACAAGACCAATGGGGTCACGCCTAGGCGTTGGCTATCTCATTGTAACCCCGAGTTGGCACAATTGATCACCGCCAAAATAGGCGATGATTGGGTAAAAGATTTCGCGCATATTAACCGTATTCGCCGTTACTACGATGATGATAGCTTTATTGCCGCGTGGCAAAAGGTAAAACAAGCCAACAAAGCGCGGCTGTGCGAGTTGGTGCAACAGCGCTGCGCCGTGCAATTTGACTCGACCATGCTGTTTGATGTGCAGGTCAAGCGCATTCATGAATATAAACGCCAGTTGCTCAATATTTTGCATGTGATTCATTTATACCGGCGCATTTGTGATGGCGATACGCAAGGCATGGTGCCCCGTTGTGTGCTGATCGGGGGCAAAGCGGCCCCCGGTTACGATATGGCTAAGCGCATTATTAAGTTGATATGTAATGTTGCCAACACCATTAACGATGACCCCCGTGCGAAGGCATGGTTAAGGGTAGCGTTTTTACCGAATTACAATGTCACAGCGATGGAAACAATTTGCCCTGGAGCGGATTTATCAGAGCAAATATCCACGGCGGGTAAGGAAGCGTCAGGCACCGGCAATATGAAGTTTATGATGAATGGCGCACTGACCATAGGCACCCTAGATGGCGCCAATGTGGAAATGCTTGAAGCACTCGGTGGCGAGCACTTTTTTACTTTTGGCGCCAAGATTGAGCAAATCGACGATATCCGCAGGCACTATAGCGCACGCGCTATTATTGATAACGACCCGCAGCTGCAAAAAGTAATCGCCTTGCTACAAAGCGGTCATTTTAATTTGTGTGAGCCGAATATTTTCGCTCCCATTATTAACCTCCTTTATGACGATAGCGACCCTTGGCTTACCTGTTATGACTTTGCCAGTTACTGCCAAGCTCAACAAGCTGTCAGCGAAGCTTATCAAGACCCTAAACACTGGACTCAAATGAGTATTTTAAATACCGCTGCTTCTGGTCAGTTTTCCAGTGATCGCACTATTGCCCAATACAGTGAAGACATATGGCAGTTACAGGCCATGCCAACGCGCCAAGGAGAATAA